In the Quercus lobata isolate SW786 chromosome 5, ValleyOak3.0 Primary Assembly, whole genome shotgun sequence genome, one interval contains:
- the LOC115993098 gene encoding protein DETOXIFICATION 40-like isoform X1 translates to MDTIDSELHEPILQSKPPTPETVSSELEDTLSNTEVSNFSRLKSGTWIELKALFRLAAPAVVVYLLNGVTSMSTQIFCGHLGNLELAAASLGNNGIQIFAYGLMLGMGSAVETLCGQAYGAHKFEMLGIYLQRSMILLMCTGVLVMFIYIFSKPLLLALGESSSIASAAAIFVYGLIPQIFAYAANFPIQKFLQAQSIVAPSSYIAAATLVVHLLLSWIVIYKLGWGLLGAALMLSFSWWIIVIAQFVYILVSDRCKYTWTGLSWQAFSGLWDFLKLSTASAIMLCLETWYYQILVLIAGLLQNAEIALDALSVCMIVAGWFFLISVGFNAAASVRVSNELGAGHPKSAAFSVVIVTLSSAVIAVICAILVLALRHVISYAFTSGSTVADAVSELSPFLAISIILNGIQPVLSGVAVGCGWQAFVAYVNVGCYYIIGIPLGAVLGFKFDLGAKGIWSGMIAGTFIQTLILIWFTFRTDWTKEVEKAKKRLDKWEDKKEPLLTD, encoded by the exons atGGACACCATTGACAGTGAGCTCCATGAACCCATATTACAATCAAAACCACCAACACCAGAGACAGTGAGTTCTGAACTAGAAGATACCCTATCCAACACCGAGGTTTCAAACTTTAGCCGCCTAAAATCCGGTACATGGATTGAACTGAAAGCTCTCTTTCGCCTAGCAGCACCTGCGGTAGTGGTTTACTTACTCAATGGTGTCACTTCCATGTCCACACAAATCTTTTGTGGTCATCTAGGTAATCTTGAGCTCGCTGCTGCCTCTCTTGGTAACAATGGTATCCAAATATTCGCCTATGGCCTCATG CTTGGAATGGGAAGCGCAGTGGAAACACTATGTGGGCAGGCTTATGGTGCTCACAAGTTTGAAATGCTAGGCATATATCTTCAGCGATCAATGATCCTACTCATGTGTACTGGGGTCTTAGTGATGTTCATCTACATCTTCTCCAAGCCCCTCTTGCTTGCTTTAGGTGAATCAAGTTCCATTGCATCCGCGGCTGCAATTTTTGTCTATGGTCTTATCCCACAAATCTTTGCCTATGCTGCTAATTTTCCCATACAAAAGTTTCTGCAAGCACAAAGCATAGTGGCACCTAGCTCGTACATCGCTGCAGCTACACTAGTTGTGCATTTACTATTGAGCTGGATTGTGATTTACAAACTGGGCTGGGGATTGTTGGGTGCGGCATTGATGTTGAGCTTTTCATGGTGGATCATAGTGATTGCGCAGTTTGTGTACATATTGGTGAGTGACAGGTGCAAATACACATGGACTGGACTTAGCTGGCAAGCTTTTTCTGGGCTCTGGGACTTTTTGAAATTATCTACTGCATCAGCTATCATGCTATGTCTGGAGACTTGGTATTATCAGATACTTGTGTTGATTGCTGGGTTGCTCCAAAATGCCGAGATTGCTTTGGACGCTCTCTCCGTTTG TATGATCGTAGCAGGATGGTTCTTCTTGATATCAGTGGGTTTCAATGCCGCCGCAAG TGTAAGGGTGAGCAATGAGCTAGGAGCTGGACATCCAAAATCTGCGGCATTTTCTGTGGTGATAGTAACACTAAGTTCTGCCGTCATCGCGGTGATCTGCGCCATCCTTGTTCTTGCCTTGAGGCATGTCATTAGCTATGCATTTACGAGTGGTTCAACTGTGGCTGATGCTGTCTCAGAACTCTCTCCCTTCCTTGCCATATCTATCATACTCAATGGAATCCAACCCGTTTTGTCTG gAGTGGCTGTCGGCTGTGGATGGCAAGCATTTGTTGCGTACGTTAACGTGGGGTGTTACTACATTATTGGTATCCCATTGGGTGCAGTACTTGGCTTTAAATTCGACCTTGGAGCTAAG GGCATTTGGTCTGGGATGATAGCAGGCACTTTTATACAGACTCTCATTTTAATTTGGTTCACATTTCGGACAGATTGGACTAAAGAG gttgAAAAAGCAAAGAAGCGTTTGGATAAGTGGGAAGACAAGAAGGAACCTCTTTTGACGGATTAA
- the LOC115993098 gene encoding protein DETOXIFICATION 40-like isoform X2 translates to MDTIDSELHEPILQSKPPTPETVSSELEDTLSNTEVSNFSRLKSGTWIELKALFRLAAPAVVVYLLNGVTSMSTQIFCGHLGNLELAAASLGNNGIQIFAYGLMLGMGSAVETLCGQAYGAHKFEMLGIYLQRSMILLMCTGVLVMFIYIFSKPLLLALGESSSIASAAAIFVYGLIPQIFAYAANFPIQKFLQAQSIVAPSSYIAAATLVVHLLLSWIVIYKLGWGLLGAALMLSFSWWIIVIAQFVYILVSDRCKYTWTGLSWQAFSGLWDFLKLSTASAIMLCLETWYYQILVLIAGLLQNAEIALDALSVCMIVAGWFFLISVGFNAAASVRVSNELGAGHPKSAAFSVVIVTLSSAVIAVICAILVLALRHVISYAFTSGSTVADAVSELSPFLAISIILNGIQPVLSGVAVGCGWQAFVAYVNVGCYYIIGIPLGAVLGFKFDLGAKGIWSGMIAGTFIQTLILIWFTFRTDWTKEVEIAKKRLEKWNDTKEPLLKN, encoded by the exons atGGACACCATTGACAGTGAGCTCCATGAACCCATATTACAATCAAAACCACCAACACCAGAGACAGTGAGTTCTGAACTAGAAGATACCCTATCCAACACCGAGGTTTCAAACTTTAGCCGCCTAAAATCCGGTACATGGATTGAACTGAAAGCTCTCTTTCGCCTAGCAGCACCTGCGGTAGTGGTTTACTTACTCAATGGTGTCACTTCCATGTCCACACAAATCTTTTGTGGTCATCTAGGTAATCTTGAGCTCGCTGCTGCCTCTCTTGGTAACAATGGTATCCAAATATTCGCCTATGGCCTCATG CTTGGAATGGGAAGCGCAGTGGAAACACTATGTGGGCAGGCTTATGGTGCTCACAAGTTTGAAATGCTAGGCATATATCTTCAGCGATCAATGATCCTACTCATGTGTACTGGGGTCTTAGTGATGTTCATCTACATCTTCTCCAAGCCCCTCTTGCTTGCTTTAGGTGAATCAAGTTCCATTGCATCCGCGGCTGCAATTTTTGTCTATGGTCTTATCCCACAAATCTTTGCCTATGCTGCTAATTTTCCCATACAAAAGTTTCTGCAAGCACAAAGCATAGTGGCACCTAGCTCGTACATCGCTGCAGCTACACTAGTTGTGCATTTACTATTGAGCTGGATTGTGATTTACAAACTGGGCTGGGGATTGTTGGGTGCGGCATTGATGTTGAGCTTTTCATGGTGGATCATAGTGATTGCGCAGTTTGTGTACATATTGGTGAGTGACAGGTGCAAATACACATGGACTGGACTTAGCTGGCAAGCTTTTTCTGGGCTCTGGGACTTTTTGAAATTATCTACTGCATCAGCTATCATGCTATGTCTGGAGACTTGGTATTATCAGATACTTGTGTTGATTGCTGGGTTGCTCCAAAATGCCGAGATTGCTTTGGACGCTCTCTCCGTTTG TATGATCGTAGCAGGATGGTTCTTCTTGATATCAGTGGGTTTCAATGCCGCCGCAAG TGTAAGGGTGAGCAATGAGCTAGGAGCTGGACATCCAAAATCTGCGGCATTTTCTGTGGTGATAGTAACACTAAGTTCTGCCGTCATCGCGGTGATCTGCGCCATCCTTGTTCTTGCCTTGAGGCATGTCATTAGCTATGCATTTACGAGTGGTTCAACTGTGGCTGATGCTGTCTCAGAACTCTCTCCCTTCCTTGCCATATCTATCATACTCAATGGAATCCAACCCGTTTTGTCTG gAGTGGCTGTCGGCTGTGGATGGCAAGCATTTGTTGCGTACGTTAACGTGGGGTGTTACTACATTATTGGTATCCCATTGGGTGCAGTACTTGGCTTTAAATTCGACCTTGGAGCTAAG GGCATTTGGTCTGGGATGATAGCAGGCACTTTTATACAGACTCTCATTTTAATTTGGTTCACATTTCGGACAGATTGGACTAAAGAG